attGTGAATTACATATAACTCGTGGAGTTTAAAGAGAAATAAACTGATGATTtaatagagattttttttatattttattttattctttttattggTCTATAAAGAGGAAGATCAGACAACCAATATAATACCTCTGTTTAGGCGTAACCATAAGGGTCATTTTCTTGTTAAGGAATATCTGGTTTGAACCGTAAGTATTGAGAGACGCTACGCCTTTCACCCTAACCCCCATTATAATGCATTGAGTCAGACTATATATCTATCTTTCATTTTAGTATCACGGGTTTGAGTCATCTCACAAATTGGTGTAGCTACATAATCTTTAGCAAGGTAAAAGATGACTTAAGTGAGGCTCCTATAGCAATCCAAAGTTTCAAGACAAAGTGTGTCGACTCTTTAAACGTCTCTACCCACAAAAAAAAGGGAGATTAGTTGGCCTCAAAACTTAGGTTTTGAAAAGATTTGGGTTTGATATAAATCATTACTAAATACAAAtctaaatataagaaaaaaaagagaggtgTTGGCGATTCTAACTCTGTCAAATATGCTTTGGTCAACACTTCTAAATTATTGAAGGGAAATTTAGATACAATTTTGGGctaatatgtatatttttattattatcattattattaatatatatgctaAATTTCGTTGTTTATTTATTGGTCCACATGTTAGTTGTCAAGAGTTTTACCAAAGACACTTGAATGGTTTGAAATTGTCTCTTTCTTTATATTCAAGACTTTGAACTAAGAGTGAGTGTTTgtcattaaaaattgaattttgaattaaattgcTAAACTTCGATTAATTtagttgaatttttcaataaatttgatttaattcaattttaatacacaaaaaagataatatttttttagtttttgactctatgtttaaagttaataattcaaaatttgtttgattacttcaattattttgattaatatatttaaaaataactttttgttaaattttgattCGATTCAATAACCAAACTTCTCCATCATCTATCAAATTATATTGGATCCGGTACACACGTGTTGTCTCTATACTATTGGTGTTATAAAATCATATCGAGAAGGTGAATTTCAAAAtaccttttatattttttgcttaaaaaataaagataaaaattaatcacaaaGATTTGAtcatatgaccttaaaatataaaatatttaatttttaccttaaaaaatataaagattaaagtAAAACTACTAATTGTCACTCAAttaaatctttatttaaaatattttattttttttatttacacgtgCATATCACACACCACACctctaatacatatatatatatatatataaatagaggttACATTGGACTTTGTTCCAATGAAGGCATgtgaattaaatataaatagaatgtTAGGGTTTTGGCATCTCTAGCCTAGGACTTTGCTAAACCTTCCTAATTCCTATGTTCCTATGTTAATATGTCCAAGAAGCTTGGATGCATTGCTCTCTTGTCTCTTTGTTCAATGAGATCTATGCACTTGGTGAAGTGTGTTGTCCCATATCCTATTAAATGCAACCGTCAAAGGTTATTGCACTCATAGGTCCAATGGCAACCCATAGCTGTAGTAGAGTAAATATCAGTCCTAATTGGCACTTTGACttttattttctacaaaattgaaaaataaaatctgcccaaaatacatacaaatGTTGGATTTACTATGCTAATCTTTAAATCTTGGCCTCAAAGGCCATcgtaaatattaatatttgagtgtaaaatcaaaataatgttTAGAGAAGTGAATGAATGGACAATTTAGATTCAGGCATCGAAGATAATTGAAGTTTTTCTTtgacatttatatatatatatatatatattctttttgttaggagaaatataaatatacaatgataatttagattcattttttgaattttttaattttgattgtgTTGCTTAAGGTATGTCCTAACATAAAACTGTcaacattttgatatttttttaatgaaattcttatttacaagaaaaaagaaaggtgaTCATATGAACTAGAGTTAGAAAATGGGCAGGCCAGGCTGGGTGGGCCCGCCTCTCGGTTGGCCCACCCAAGTGCTTGTTTAGTAGCATAACTTAAAACTGTTTTTGTAAgttaacataaaaaaatgagGGGTTCCAACCACAATTGGCTTTGGGCCCTGATGGTTTACCTGCTCCTTGACTTAGATAAATGGATAGATCAATTGCGAAAAGAAGTTCAAGTTTTGACCCTTCGGATAAATACAGTTAATGACAGTCTTGCACGAAGATAAAATTGACTCTAACCTTGCGGTATCCCAAACTCTCCCTAATGTGTGCATTGGAACAATTGAGTTATCTCAAAGAgttcaatttaaattataattagtgCTAAAAAATGGAATAGACAGTAGAAATTTGTGTAAATGTGAAATAAATCACAAAGTTGCTTGGTGTatctttattaattaaaaatgtctGTGATGACCCGATGCCATTTTGACCAAATTAGGACTATTTTGTTGGGTTCTGTTTGCCAGGTTTTCTattgttattttcatttaaaagatGAAGACAATGCTTTGATCTGGTCCATATCTTTGGTTCATATCCGAAGTCTTTCTTGGAGACTGATAGTGGCTCCTGAGACCACTCACAGGACCTGACTTTTGGGATTACTGCCCCAACTCCTAGACTCTTGGGACTCTTGGCAGGGGACATTTTGGGTTTTGGGAGGAAACTACTAAAATACTTTTTTAGATTCAATGCACATGTCCAACTTGATTTGTTCCACTTGGGATTCGTCAAGGCTAACTTATAAGTTGGGATTTGACCATTTGTATGACATAATTGTAACTCTCATTTGTCTCACAGTACAtttatataaacacataaattttaaaaaattggtatGTCACCaacattaattattcattattgtaACTATATATGACTCTTTAGCTCTACCTCTAGTATTGACTTGACTTGATCATGGGAAGATATATTAGAGAGATCAGCCCCACTTTTGTAGATTGAGCAAGCTTTGGGCATATTCAAAGTCAAGAACAGATACCGGACACACTTGACTTAGAACATATTTAATGGTGAtcaattttaaactattatcaAAATCGTTGTGTCTCGACGACTACTATTACTAGAAGATCATTTTTCGAACCCTAAACAACATCAACCAACAAGGAAAGAATGGGAGATCggaataaaaatagaaaataaaaataaaattatagctttcattttttggaaaaatttttcaaaaataaaaatgaataaaaaagaaaaacgaatATTAATTTCCCTTAAATGAAAACTGTTTGGTtaccatttttttctttaaaaaaaatagtcaaaaattcgtgaaaataaaaaaatagttgtcCCTTGAAATGAACCCATTAAGCGCAACCactcattaataaattattgaattttttatttttattcaaaaaatattacttagacacttaattttaatatttgtaatgaCACTCGTATAAGAGTGAGTAATATTtcagttaaattaaaataactgaACCAAATTAAAACctttatttaataaaacaatataGAAAATTGAGCTTCTCTTGCGAAATATGAGGGCATAGGGGTGGGGAGGCGGTGCTTCAATGGTGTATGTNNNNNNNNNNNNNNNNNNNNNNNNNNNNNNNNNNNNNNNNNNNNNNNNNNNNNNNNNNNNNNNNNNNNNNNNNNNNNNNNNNNNNNNNNNNNNNNNNNNNTCTCCAAatgtctctctttttttttttttgtttacagCACAAAGAATTAACCAACCAAGtgatttgattttatgaaaatgaaatggGTTTTAGGTTTCGCTGAAAGGGGCAAGCTGTTTGCAAAACGAGAAGTGCGGGTAATTCGATTGGGCCCAGCAGGCACAGGCCTCTTCTTCACCGGGGATGCAACGGGCCAAATAACAGTGTGGAAATTGGATGCAGAGTCGAAGAAGAAGACGTCGTCGTCTTCATCATGAGCCAGCCAGGCAGCCATTCTGTGTGCTATAAACTCAACCTCATTCGTTCATGGAGATTGGAAGCTCAACCATCTGTGTAGATATATTGCTCGTAGAGATTGGATATTGTGCGGTATTAATTTTGAATACTTTAATGCTTATGTTATGATGCATAGTCAATTCAATTGAAGGACACTGTTCTTGCTTGATGATTTCAAGATGTAGCAATATCTTATGTAGGGGGGTTGAAAGTGCTTgattattatgattattgaaGTGCATGCCTTGGTAAGAAGTTTGCgtgaattttgtgattatgcatgATTGAATTGTGTGATGCTTGTCTTGTTAATTATCCCTTGAAGTTAGTTCCAAACAAAGTTTAAGtaaaaaaagggcaaaagaacaggaaagaaaaaaaataaaaagaatgggGCTTTATCTACTCCAATGTTTCTTGTTGCTTAGTAGCTGGGGGTTAGACATGACACCCATGCCAACTTTCACGTCAAACGGTGACTTGAAATATGAGTATGCAAAGCACTCTAAATTTATGACTTGTTGAGTAACCGGGTCCTTTTCATCACAAATGGTAGCATTCGCGTCAAAAGACAAGTGATAGTTTAGAGAAGAATATGTCTccccaaaaagaaaatattcaaaaagccCTAATGTGCTAATTTGTTTATGGTAGTGGAAAGGAATAATCGCAAGGTTTGATTATTGCATGATTTAATTGTGTTGATTATAAGATTTGCGTGAATTTATTTAGAGGTGCGCATGGATATGAGAGTAATAGTATTGGCATGATTAACCCTCTTCTTTGGTATTGTTGGATTTTGAATTATTCGTCAAGTTTGGATGGTGTTTTATCTTAATCTTACTTGACTATGTACAATAGCATAATCATACCTATGGGGCTTTGGTCATTTCCAAAATGTTATTCGCCCACTTGAGCAATCTGATGTAATATATTTACATTGATATATTGAATTTCAAGTTTGATTAATACAAGTGTATGGTATGTTGAGACATTCCTGGAGACCCTTTTGCCGAGAGGGTCTCTTTTTCTGTGTGAGACTTTATTCTTATGCTTTTGGGCTTGTCATTTGTGGGCCTTCGTGATTGGGTTAGTATGTATTTATTAGGTACTTTTGCTCTAAATCTGTTTTCGTTAGTCTCCTTCTTAagttttttttctcaatattttGTTCTGGGTctcttattgaatttatttgattagatCTTAGTCCATAAGCACAtaagaataattataattttcgcAAGAAAAAGACACAAGCtgtcttaaaaaaatattcttacaaATATCATCAAGATGTGAATCAACACAATTGGAATGTAAGGTAAAATAGAGATTGTGAttgaataccaaaaaataaaatgtttaattttaactgagaattttctttatttcatattaagaaaaatttccattcttttctttctttatttaacaaaaaaatgagatcgaAAATAGACGAAACAAACTAACAAAGGCTAAAATTGCATTACAATTGATAAGCGAGGGCTGCAAAAGCAAATAAAGCACAATTTTGGGCAAaactaaaataacaacaaaataccCCCAACTAAACTAAACAACATGGGAACCTCTATATATACAAGAGGTAGGGTGGGAGCAGGGATTGGGATTAGCATTGGGATTTTGAATTCGAATCTGGATTTTGATTACGTTTTGGATTTGGATATGGATTTCGAAGCTATATAGAGACAGAGGAGGGAGGGTCAATGGTATTGTGGGCACGAAGATGCTGTTAAGGTACTCTACATTTGGCCTGAATGCacaattgtaaattttatttccTAATATGGTGgtcaaatttgttaatttttttgtgggtGTTGCAGGTGTGGACACACAGACGGGCAATGAACTGACGCTTCGGACCAATTGTACTAGTTCGTGCTTTGGCCTACGCTTTTCGCTGCAACACAGGTATATACTTCATGGATTTGTTAGTTGTTTCGTAGTTTTGCAATTCTCCATTGAGTACTCATTAGAAAAAGTATAAGGAGACCACTATGGTTGGTTTTGGATGCATAATGTATGCTTCCTTATTGTTGTTAAACATATGTTCTCTTTTGAAAATTGAGTCTATGTGGTCTTTTCTTGAGGGTATCTCCATGTAGCTAACGGTGTTTTGTCTTTTTCCTTCtatattttttgcttctttttctcttttaaaaaattaagatgcaTGCTTGAAGTTAGCCTTAGATTTGCCAGGCAATCTTCTCACtaatcttctttttccttctgtTGTAATATCATAATTTGTATGTTCtgaagttttttttcttttattctttcccTTTTACCATAGGGTGGCACCATATTGGCCTGAAAATTTAGGTCCGAAAATGAACCTCCTAAATTAATCGCTTCACTGAAGGGTTGTAGTCGTGCCGTTATTTGTCTTGCTATTGGAGCAAACAAGATCTACTCCGGTTCAATGGACAACACAATAAGAGTAAGTTGATTGGCGTTCTAATCTTCAATTGATCTGTTTTGGCCTATCATTTAGGTCTTGACTTCCATGGGTTTTAGGTGTGGGACCTGAATACCTTGCTGTGTGTCCAAACACTACAAGGACATGCAGGTGTCGTTATGTGTGTTCTTTGCTGGGACAAGTATTTGTTGTCCTGTTCTTTGGATAGAAGCATAAAGGTTGGGGTTCCACCGAAGCTGGGGACATAGAGATGATCTACACGCATGAAGAAGAACATGTAATGACTATTGTGAATGAATTTTTTGCACTAGCTAGCTACATCCATCCCCTGTATTGCATTTTTCTGCATGCACTTAACATGTggatatttgttcttttttgcttcttttctcTCCTTTATCTTTTATGTTCTCTATTAGTTTGAAGAATTTTAGCTCTTCCAAACATAGTGACCGCCAAAAACTCACACTTGAACTGAATCGTGGGCATTTTCTTTTGTTCAAGAAGCACTTTGGTGTCATCATCCAAACATAGTGGCCAAAAGCTCGCAGTTGAACTAAATAAGATTGTAAAATTCCAATCTGTCTGATGTTTCAGGGCGTTCTTGGCCTTTGTGGGCTTAATGATGCTGAGGCGAAACCTATTCTGCTCTGCTCATGCCACGACAACTATGTCCGGTTGTATGACTTGCCAACGTAAGTATGAAACAGATGATACACACGTCTCCAGAtgtctcctctttttttttttttacagcacAAACAATTAACCAACCAAGtgatttgattttatgaaaacGAAATGGGTTTTAGGTTCGCTGAAAGGGGCAAGCTGTTTGCAAAACGAGAAGTGCGGGCAATTCAGATTGGCCCAGCAGGCACAGGCCTCTTCTTCACCGGGGATGCAACGGGCCAAATAACAGTATGGAAATTGGATGCAGAGTTGAAGAAGCAGACGAcatcgtcatcatcatcatgagCCAGCCATTATTATGTTTAAgaaagtgtaattaatgtattttgattgtttcattCGTTGATTCACCCTCCCGAGGTGTCTAAATATGCTCTTCTGCTGGAGGGGAATTAGTTTGTTGAATGAATGAAGTTTATTTGTTGAATGCAATAAAATGGATAAGTTATTGGCATCAAGGCATTCTTGCGTGCAATTGAAACTTTTAGTGTGCATGGAGAGTGTGAAATGACTCAAATGCCCTTGAGGGCTGTTAGCGATCTGTTGACGGGTACAAGTTATAGTTTCCAGTATTGCTGAAATGTCCGAACTATTTCAGGAAGAGGCCATTGGATTTGCTTAAAAAAAGTTTCAAAAGCTTAGCCCGCAGCCACTTTGACCTCACTTATTGCTTCtttctagggttttttttttttttaatttttctttgagtattttttcttttcttttttttaaaaaagagaaCTCTTGAGAAGCCCTTGATTCGACAATAAACTAGAATATTTAgg
The Diospyros lotus cultivar Yz01 chromosome 12, ASM1463336v1, whole genome shotgun sequence DNA segment above includes these coding regions:
- the LOC127814146 gene encoding zinc finger CCCH domain-containing protein 48-like isoform X2, coding for MDNTIRGVLGLCGLNDAEAKPILLCSCHDNYVRLYDLPTFAERGKLFAKREVRAIQIGPAGTGLFFTGDATGQITVWKLDAELKKQTTSSSSS
- the LOC127814146 gene encoding zinc finger CCCH domain-containing protein 48-like isoform X1 — encoded protein: MIYTHEEEHGVLGLCGLNDAEAKPILLCSCHDNYVRLYDLPTFAERGKLFAKREVRAIQIGPAGTGLFFTGDATGQITVWKLDAELKKQTTSSSSS